A window of Castor canadensis chromosome 10, mCasCan1.hap1v2, whole genome shotgun sequence contains these coding sequences:
- the Spart gene encoding spartin isoform X2, producing MEQEPQNGEPAEIKIIREAYQKAFLFVNKGLNTDELGQKEEAKNYYKQGIGHLLRGISITLAEPAHEGPGWESVRQMQQKMKETLQNVRTRLEILEKGLATSLRSDQEVPKLYPEFPPKDMCEKSLESQPSCSPLQHAEVDGSTSATSAGSVAASSSLSLPSPSCPAEAPPAYTPQAAEGHYTVSYGTDSGEFSSVGEDFYRNHSQPPPLETLGLDADELILIPNGVQIFFVNPAGEVSAPSYPGYLRIVRFLDNSLDTVLNRPPGFLQVCDWLYPLVPDRSPVLKCTVGAYMFPDTMLQAAGCFVGVVLSSELPEDDRELFEDLLRQMSDLRLQANWNRAEGEDEFQIPGRTRHPCDSSKEASGTGVRQLGPSVDQGNKDTRHKGKRGKKTKDTSSEEVNLSHIVPCEPVSEEKAKELPEWSEKVAQNILSGASWVSWGLVKGAEFTGKAIQKGASKLRERIQPEDKPVEVSPAVSKGLYIAKQATGGAAKVSQFLVDGVCTVANCVGKELAPHVKKHGSKLVPESLKKDKDGKSPLDGAMVVAASSIQGFSTVWQGLECAAKCIVNNVSAETVQTVRYKYGHNAGEATHNAVDSAINVGVTAYNIDNIGIKAMVKKTAKQTGQTLLEDYQIVDSSQNESQGAVANAKMRGEKDEQTEKIEKKEAKKKDK from the exons ATGGAGCAAGAGCCACAAAATGGAGAACCTGCTGAAATTAAGATCATCAGGGAAGCATACCAGAAGGcctttttatttgttaataaagGACTGAATACAGATGAATTAGGTCagaaagaagaagcaaagaaCTACTATAAGCAAGGAATAGGACACCTGCTCAGGGGAATCAGCATAACATTGGCAGAGCCTGCACACGAAGGCCCTGGGTGGGAGTCCGTGAGACAGatgcaacagaaaatgaaagaaacgcTACAGAATGTACGTACCAGGCTAGAAATTCTAGAGAAGGGTCTTGCCACTTCTCTACGTAGTGATCAAGAGGTGCCCAAGTTATATCCAGAATTTCCACCTAAAGACATGTGTGAAAAGTCACTGGAGTCGCAGCCCTCTTGCTCACCTCTCCAGCATGCTGAAGTAGATGGAAGCACTTCAGCTACAAGTGCAGGGTCAGTTGCTGCATCGTCTTCTCTGTCCCTGCCATCTCCAAGCTGTCCAGCAGAAGCTCCCCCTGCTTATACTCCGCAGGCTGCTGAGGGGCACTACACTGTGTCCTATGGAACCGATTCTGGGGAATTTTCATCAGTTGGAGAAGACTTCTATAGGAATCATTCTCAGCCACCTCCTCTGGAGACCTTAGGGTTAGATGCAGATGAGTTGATTTTGATACCAAATGgagtacagattttttttgtaaatccTGCAGGAGAGGTTAGTGCACCTTCGTATCCTGGATACCTTCGAATCGTGAGGTTCTTGGATAATTCTCTGGATACAGTTCTAAATCGTCCTCCTGGATTTCTTCAG GTTTGTGACTGGCTGTATCCTCTAGTTCCTGATAGATCTCCAGTTCTGAAATGTACTGTGGGAGCCTACATGTTTCCTGATACAATGTTACAAGCGGCAGGGTGCTTTGTGGGGGTAGTCTTATCCTCTGAGCTACCAGAAGATGATAGAGAACTCTTTGAGGATCTGTTAAGACAAATGTCTGACCTCCGGCTCCAG GCCAATTGGAACAGGGCTGAAGGAGAAGATGAATTCCAAATCCCTGGAAGAACAAGACACCCTTGTGACTCATCAAAGGAAGCTTCTGGCACTGGTGTAAGGCAGTTGGGTCCTTCAGTAGACCAAGGCAACAAGGACACACGTCATAAAGGAAAACGtggaaaaaag ACTAAAGATACTTCAAGTGAAGAAGTTAATCTGAGTCACATTGTACCTTGTGAGCCAGTTTCAGAAGAAAAAGCGAAAGAATTACCTGAATGGAGTGAAAAAGTGGCTCAAAATATTTTGTCAG gtgCTTCCTGGGTGAGTTGGGGCTTAGTCAAAGGTGCTGAATTTACAGGCAAAGCAATCCAGAAAGGTGCTTCTAAACTCCGAGAACGGATTCAACCAGAAGACAAACCAGTGGAAGTTAGTCCAGCTGTCTCGAAGGGACTTTATATAGCAAAGCAGGCTACAGGAGGTGCAGCAAAAGTCAGTCAGTTTCTGG TTGATGGAGTTTGCACTGTAGCAAATTGTGTTGGAAAAGAACTAGCTCCACATGTCAAGAAGCATGGAAGCAAACTTGTTCCAGAATCTCTTAAAAAGGACAAAGATGGGAAGTCTCCTCTGGATGGTGCTATGGTTGTTGCAGCAAGTAGTATTCAAG GATTTTCAACTGTCTGGCAGGGATTGGAATGTGCAGCTAAATGCATTGTTAACAATGTTTCAGCAGAAACTGTACAAACTGTCAGATACAA ATACGGGCATAATGCAGGAGAAGCTACACACAATGCAGTGGATTCTGCCATCAATGTTGGGGTAACTGCCTATAATATTGACAACATTGGTATCAAGGCAATGGTgaagaaaactgcaaaacaaacaggACAGACACTCCTTGAGGACTACCAGATAGTTGATAGTTCTCAGAATGAAAGTCAAGGAGCAgtagcaaatgcaaaaatgagaggAGAGAAGGATGAGCAGACagagaaaatagagaagaaagaggcaaagaagaaagataaatga
- the Spart gene encoding spartin isoform X1, translated as MSHSSILEGNHKRLGQKGLLFKMEQEPQNGEPAEIKIIREAYQKAFLFVNKGLNTDELGQKEEAKNYYKQGIGHLLRGISITLAEPAHEGPGWESVRQMQQKMKETLQNVRTRLEILEKGLATSLRSDQEVPKLYPEFPPKDMCEKSLESQPSCSPLQHAEVDGSTSATSAGSVAASSSLSLPSPSCPAEAPPAYTPQAAEGHYTVSYGTDSGEFSSVGEDFYRNHSQPPPLETLGLDADELILIPNGVQIFFVNPAGEVSAPSYPGYLRIVRFLDNSLDTVLNRPPGFLQVCDWLYPLVPDRSPVLKCTVGAYMFPDTMLQAAGCFVGVVLSSELPEDDRELFEDLLRQMSDLRLQANWNRAEGEDEFQIPGRTRHPCDSSKEASGTGVRQLGPSVDQGNKDTRHKGKRGKKTKDTSSEEVNLSHIVPCEPVSEEKAKELPEWSEKVAQNILSGASWVSWGLVKGAEFTGKAIQKGASKLRERIQPEDKPVEVSPAVSKGLYIAKQATGGAAKVSQFLVDGVCTVANCVGKELAPHVKKHGSKLVPESLKKDKDGKSPLDGAMVVAASSIQGFSTVWQGLECAAKCIVNNVSAETVQTVRYKYGHNAGEATHNAVDSAINVGVTAYNIDNIGIKAMVKKTAKQTGQTLLEDYQIVDSSQNESQGAVANAKMRGEKDEQTEKIEKKEAKKKDK; from the exons AAATGGAGCAAGAGCCACAAAATGGAGAACCTGCTGAAATTAAGATCATCAGGGAAGCATACCAGAAGGcctttttatttgttaataaagGACTGAATACAGATGAATTAGGTCagaaagaagaagcaaagaaCTACTATAAGCAAGGAATAGGACACCTGCTCAGGGGAATCAGCATAACATTGGCAGAGCCTGCACACGAAGGCCCTGGGTGGGAGTCCGTGAGACAGatgcaacagaaaatgaaagaaacgcTACAGAATGTACGTACCAGGCTAGAAATTCTAGAGAAGGGTCTTGCCACTTCTCTACGTAGTGATCAAGAGGTGCCCAAGTTATATCCAGAATTTCCACCTAAAGACATGTGTGAAAAGTCACTGGAGTCGCAGCCCTCTTGCTCACCTCTCCAGCATGCTGAAGTAGATGGAAGCACTTCAGCTACAAGTGCAGGGTCAGTTGCTGCATCGTCTTCTCTGTCCCTGCCATCTCCAAGCTGTCCAGCAGAAGCTCCCCCTGCTTATACTCCGCAGGCTGCTGAGGGGCACTACACTGTGTCCTATGGAACCGATTCTGGGGAATTTTCATCAGTTGGAGAAGACTTCTATAGGAATCATTCTCAGCCACCTCCTCTGGAGACCTTAGGGTTAGATGCAGATGAGTTGATTTTGATACCAAATGgagtacagattttttttgtaaatccTGCAGGAGAGGTTAGTGCACCTTCGTATCCTGGATACCTTCGAATCGTGAGGTTCTTGGATAATTCTCTGGATACAGTTCTAAATCGTCCTCCTGGATTTCTTCAG GTTTGTGACTGGCTGTATCCTCTAGTTCCTGATAGATCTCCAGTTCTGAAATGTACTGTGGGAGCCTACATGTTTCCTGATACAATGTTACAAGCGGCAGGGTGCTTTGTGGGGGTAGTCTTATCCTCTGAGCTACCAGAAGATGATAGAGAACTCTTTGAGGATCTGTTAAGACAAATGTCTGACCTCCGGCTCCAG GCCAATTGGAACAGGGCTGAAGGAGAAGATGAATTCCAAATCCCTGGAAGAACAAGACACCCTTGTGACTCATCAAAGGAAGCTTCTGGCACTGGTGTAAGGCAGTTGGGTCCTTCAGTAGACCAAGGCAACAAGGACACACGTCATAAAGGAAAACGtggaaaaaag ACTAAAGATACTTCAAGTGAAGAAGTTAATCTGAGTCACATTGTACCTTGTGAGCCAGTTTCAGAAGAAAAAGCGAAAGAATTACCTGAATGGAGTGAAAAAGTGGCTCAAAATATTTTGTCAG gtgCTTCCTGGGTGAGTTGGGGCTTAGTCAAAGGTGCTGAATTTACAGGCAAAGCAATCCAGAAAGGTGCTTCTAAACTCCGAGAACGGATTCAACCAGAAGACAAACCAGTGGAAGTTAGTCCAGCTGTCTCGAAGGGACTTTATATAGCAAAGCAGGCTACAGGAGGTGCAGCAAAAGTCAGTCAGTTTCTGG TTGATGGAGTTTGCACTGTAGCAAATTGTGTTGGAAAAGAACTAGCTCCACATGTCAAGAAGCATGGAAGCAAACTTGTTCCAGAATCTCTTAAAAAGGACAAAGATGGGAAGTCTCCTCTGGATGGTGCTATGGTTGTTGCAGCAAGTAGTATTCAAG GATTTTCAACTGTCTGGCAGGGATTGGAATGTGCAGCTAAATGCATTGTTAACAATGTTTCAGCAGAAACTGTACAAACTGTCAGATACAA ATACGGGCATAATGCAGGAGAAGCTACACACAATGCAGTGGATTCTGCCATCAATGTTGGGGTAACTGCCTATAATATTGACAACATTGGTATCAAGGCAATGGTgaagaaaactgcaaaacaaacaggACAGACACTCCTTGAGGACTACCAGATAGTTGATAGTTCTCAGAATGAAAGTCAAGGAGCAgtagcaaatgcaaaaatgagaggAGAGAAGGATGAGCAGACagagaaaatagagaagaaagaggcaaagaagaaagataaatga